AAGGTTCGCTCTCATTTCTCCTGGTGATACTGTTGATAAATCACCTGACTTGCTTACATATGCCTGATTTATAATACCAAGCAGGATGTCATGGTAATCAATAATCTTTTGTTCTATCTTTGTGTATTCTTTCCAGACTTCTCCTTTTCTTCCAGTAGCAAAGCCCAACTCTTCTGCGAGTTTTGCTAAGTAAGAAGAGTGATAAGAAACCGTAAAAGCGCGAGTAATCACGTCGGGTAGGTGATGAGCTTCGTCGATGATGAGCACATCAGCTGAAGGGATAACTTCAAAAGCCTGGAAAGCCTTTCCGGCAAGATCTGTGCAGAGAAGGTAATGATTAACAACTATGAGTTTTGCGGATGAAGCTTTTTTTCTGGCGTTCATAACAAAACAGGAACCAAAGAAGGCACAGCGCGGTCCGGGACACTGTTCAGGGGAAGCACCTAGAACATATCCCAGCATCTCTTCCCAATTAGGTTTTTTGTATGTAGCAGAAAGTTTCGCTTGACTTGCCAACTCGATAGAGAGTTCGGAAAGTTCTCCTGTGGAGGTTTTCCTGAGCCATCGCCTAAAAATCTTGATAAATTCCCCTAATCCGTCGTAATTTCCAAAGACTTGAGCCAGTTGCCCTCTCATGATTTCCTGTTCAAGCCTTCCAAGTCTCCTTTTGCAAAGATAATTCAATCTACCTTTGAGAAGACACACACTATTCTTGTCTTTGAAATGATTGGGAGCTACCTTTTCCAAAAGAAAAGGAATATCTTTTCGAACAAGTTGATGCTGAAGGGTTTTCGTAGCGGTTGAAATAACAGCCCTTTTCCCGGAAGCAAAGATAGGAGTGAGATAAGCAAGGGTTTTCCCTACCCCCGTTCCGGCCTCTACAATAATATGTTCTTTCTTTTCTATAGCATCAGCTATGGCTAAAGCCATTTCTAACTGTTGTTTACGATATTCATAATAAGGAAACAATTTGGCAAAGAGACCTTCTTTTTCCGGAGATCCAAACCACTCTTGGAGAGTTTTTGTTATGTCTGTCATCAGAATAGTCCTGACTTGTAAATCGATTCTCCCGTATCTCCCACGTCTTCTGGAATTTCTTTATCATCCACAGTAGTACTTTCTTCTTCCGTAGTAGTAGAAGGTTCCAAACTGGCTTTGTAGGAAGAAACCGTATCGGCTTTAAAAGGCACATAAGCTATTTTTTCTCCTTCAGATGAAGGGGCTTTCACGAAGACAACTTCTGGGGGAGGCGTAAAGGGCTTTATGGGCTTGTCGGTAAGCCATTCTTTCATGAAAGTCGTCCATATGGGGCATGCAACCTTCCCTCCAGCTTCGCCCGCACCAAGGGATTTAGTATTATCGTCATAACCGACCCATACGCCCGCAATGTAATCAGGTGTGTAACCAATAAACCAGGCGTCTCTAAATTCGTTACTTGTGCCTGTCTTCCCTGCAACAGGTCTTCCAAGAGCTTTTGCAGCTTTACCTGTGCCTTCCTGAACAACGGCCGTGAGCATATCCGTGATGATGTAGGCGGTATCGGGAGAGATAGCTTTTTTCTGTATTATGGGAAATTCTTCCATCACATTTCCGTTTCGATCTAGGACTTTAGTAACAAATCGGAAAGGAACAAGGACACCATTATTGGCAAAAACGGAATAGGCTTGAGTCAGTTCAATGACAGGAAGTCCAGAAGCACCAAGAGAAAGAGCTAAAGTAGGGGTTAAGGGTGATTCTATACCAAGCTTTCGAGCCATATCTATTACTTCATCAATACCTACAGCATTAGCGAGTTTTACCGCCACAACGTTTCTGGACAAAGCCAGAGCTTTTCTCAAGGTCATAGGACCCATGAAAGAACCATCGTAATTTCCGGGTGTCCATAGCCTGCCACTACCGCCCTTGAAAACAACGGGAGAATCAACCACTGTTGTAAGTTCGGTAAAACCATGATCTACAGCAGCGGCATAAACTATGGGCTTGAAAGCCGAGCCGGGTTGACGACGAGCCTGAGTAGCTCGGTTAAATTGACTGGAACGGAAATCGCGCCCACCCGCGAGAGCAAGAACATCACCTGTTTTAAGGTCGGCAAGTATAAAGGCGCCTTCTACTTCAAGGCTTTGCTCCAGCATTAATGTTTTTGATGGTTGAGACGCCTCATAGCTTTCCTTTTTTGATTTTCTTGGTTTTTCTAAAATATTTTTCACAGAAACTTTGATAACCGATCCCGGCTGCAGGAGGGATTTCATGGTGTAATAACTTTTCCCTGTCCATTCCCAACCGGTTCGTTCAAGGAAAAGTTCTTTAGGGCCAAGTGATACCAGAAAAGCCTTTTTTCTGTCATCACTTCCAATTACCAGACCTTCTAAGACCTGCCCTTCAGAAATATTGGGCTGTCGTTCCCTTAATTCTCGTATAAAGTTTTTCCATTGGCTTTTAGGAACCACTCGAATAACACCCTTAAAACCGTGACGTTTTTCATATTCTGAAAGTCCATTCAACAAAGCCTTTTCAGCTAGAAGTTGAGCTTTAGGATCATAGGTGGTGTAAATTTGCAGCCCTTCTTCATAAAAGGTTTTCTCTCCGTAGCGATCTATCATTCGACGCCTAACTTCTTCAATGAAATGATTCATTTCTTT
This sequence is a window from Thermodesulforhabdaceae bacterium. Protein-coding genes within it:
- a CDS encoding ATP-dependent DNA helicase produces the protein MTDITKTLQEWFGSPEKEGLFAKLFPYYEYRKQQLEMALAIADAIEKKEHIIVEAGTGVGKTLAYLTPIFASGKRAVISTATKTLQHQLVRKDIPFLLEKVAPNHFKDKNSVCLLKGRLNYLCKRRLGRLEQEIMRGQLAQVFGNYDGLGEFIKIFRRWLRKTSTGELSELSIELASQAKLSATYKKPNWEEMLGYVLGASPEQCPGPRCAFFGSCFVMNARKKASSAKLIVVNHYLLCTDLAGKAFQAFEVIPSADVLIIDEAHHLPDVITRAFTVSYHSSYLAKLAEELGFATGRKGEVWKEYTKIEQKIIDYHDILLGIINQAYVSKSGDLSTVSPGEMRANLQKVLRDSSEMSKFMDIVKAIADGYHSIRLILDETKEDHLTSITMADGCQSVLSQLADNQSPDSFIWFEMNDHGFSLYLTPLNASTSVSESLFGSYSSVIFTSATIAVANSGGGSNFDYFKTHVGLDPSTKTLTIGSPYSYEDQMMCFIPPIHFPMPDDPGFIDAVLQYTVPIVKSFPGGTLFLCTSYRNMKLIADGLRKELPDRLILVQGEGSRSHVLEEFRVKTGSILIATGTFWEGIDVPGESLQVLLIDKLPFPSPSDPLVEGRSQYITMSGGDPFMDYYVPKMILGLRQGIGRLIRSSRDCGVVGIFDIRIRTKGYGRWVFANLPSCKVVENFEELFKFMVV
- a CDS encoding PBP1A family penicillin-binding protein encodes the protein MNRKGALSFWIIILLVVPISFLAFAVGVGVSLYNHITEGLPSVSSLKNYRPPIVTTLYAADGTPIAEFYHERRYLVRIQDVPSHVIKAFLAVEDARFYEHPGIDIWSVFRAALANIKAGTIVQGGSTITQQVVKSLLLSPERTWQRKIREAILAYKIDKFLSKDEILELYLNQVYFGAGAYGVEAAARTFFRKHVQDLTIAEAALIAGLPKAPSKFNPYDNFDEARRRQLFVISRMEEEHFISHKDAEAARQYPIELKGQRGRSLKEMNHFIEEVRRRMIDRYGEKTFYEEGLQIYTTYDPKAQLLAEKALLNGLSEYEKRHGFKGVIRVVPKSQWKNFIRELRERQPNISEGQVLEGLVIGSDDRKKAFLVSLGPKELFLERTGWEWTGKSYYTMKSLLQPGSVIKVSVKNILEKPRKSKKESYEASQPSKTLMLEQSLEVEGAFILADLKTGDVLALAGGRDFRSSQFNRATQARRQPGSAFKPIVYAAAVDHGFTELTTVVDSPVVFKGGSGRLWTPGNYDGSFMGPMTLRKALALSRNVVAVKLANAVGIDEVIDMARKLGIESPLTPTLALSLGASGLPVIELTQAYSVFANNGVLVPFRFVTKVLDRNGNVMEEFPIIQKKAISPDTAYIITDMLTAVVQEGTGKAAKALGRPVAGKTGTSNEFRDAWFIGYTPDYIAGVWVGYDDNTKSLGAGEAGGKVACPIWTTFMKEWLTDKPIKPFTPPPEVVFVKAPSSEGEKIAYVPFKADTVSSYKASLEPSTTTEEESTTVDDKEIPEDVGDTGESIYKSGLF